In Capsicum annuum cultivar UCD-10X-F1 chromosome 7, UCD10Xv1.1, whole genome shotgun sequence, one genomic interval encodes:
- the LOC107854842 gene encoding SAC3 family protein B isoform X1: MAFEGFGKNTGPIAPPKSQTPFGNPSPPPSTFPPSSRPTETLPKWGYGQKYIYHDYDAQPHQQSPEVVPPLASAYAESAFSASSRASQVQDLRRTGPPTSFSSHAELLGASKTMRGSCSDLIFGDQGSFVSQKNQSSPLFQNESPLVPKSTRSPPLVFQNNLHTDGETPPLGEAQLLVWLQPFLPLHMRGNSSQSFQNFPIRLPQQWLPSIPTNNDPGRQIPVKHTDQVSKRTRSPPHSPPNGASFEKSALGLRESKRPSTSPSKLRSNGPPDSLAPQKSSMSGYGVNVEVDMSKPMDFPVPKRTKFPSVPSSDQVLQYDSNHADDDIQRETEAKAKRLARFKVDLSQQNVRDDSGIHQRGPSKSQYQSVVDRPKFSAEDSVDSTDDFSDGNLLSDYQGLESSGVIIGSCPDMCPESERAERERKGDLDQYERLDGDRHRTSKLRAVKKYTRTAERQALLIRPMPILQKTMDYLLNLLEQPYGESFLGLYNFLWDRMRAIRMDLRMQHIFNREAINMLEQMIRLHIIAMHELCEYTRGEGFSEGFDAHLNIEQMNKTSVELFQLYDDHRKRGISVETEREFRGYYALLKLDKHPGYKVEPAELSLDLAKMTPDMRQTPEVLFARDVARACRTGNFIAFFRLARRASYLQACLMHAHFSKLRTQALASLHSGLQNGQGIPVAQVAKWLGMEEEDIEDLLEYYGFSLKEFEEAYMVKEGPFLEVDNDYPVKCSKLVHKKKLRTIFDDVSVPHVKSLSGKETESLLDKDYQQKPTTVQFLKPDGSSLSIEEDMPDYETVSSPKDEIKAIPITKTEFHQKMIRYESLQAPPNHAVSSLLAPPSSSVLFPHISPEVQQQAGVESAEKPEVQLQARVGNSGKPKTDEVAQFDARSMPIQFIPTRDEQESSPALPANSLVEDTELNHMFDEENEDEELVITTEEAETNEPAASYYHEEVAEAKLKLIIRIWKRRSTKKREMREEKQLASKAALSFLSLGVPMWSNRIQHSTSVEFNIDRAVSKWYQTRERSWSRLNVSDVVATTLHEKNAAARCLCWKVIICCQDNINTLNPKNGMDQLNAKSWLLSKLIPAKDDEDDTLIVSPGLSVWRNWLLNQSGGDLICCLSVIKYADFENLNETVAGASAILFLLSEGISWDLQKNQLHKLLMCVPSGSQLPLLIVSGLCKENADPSTIVKELELHEVHESRLHSFTVVYLKSQQTEQLNGFFSDEQLRGGLKWLASESPPQPVLQCVKARELVLYHLNSLLGVLGEMNAYDVGPNNCISAFNEALDHSMREIAAAAHANPTCWPCPEIALLEEYGHEHEAVTRHLPKLGWSLAPRIEPVVHAICDCKFPFFPDDTSWLHRSSDVDVKSQILQLQNCLIKYFTDISKLMELPLAEKEASVVMQKFVQLQLQNSHYYIVPNWVMIFQRAFNWQLMRLAKETSFSVYIMMKHDFSTSMLEAVELEDSAQSHYHLSHPSLDEMVEAGRMPLLGCAMSDGEGRAFQPYPGMISHSEEIPTAAGAVDETEYGKDVGHVEFVKASYNTMKDLNECQSEPLVSIKEMKETAKLGKLLERCKIKQSMIEKNLSVYF, encoded by the exons ACCCACTGAAACTCTTCCTAAATGGGGTTATGGGCAAAAATACATCTACCATGATTATGATGCCCAACCCCACCAACAGTCTCCCGAAGTAGTGCCACCTTTAGCTTCAGCTTATGCTGAAAGTGCCTTCTCTGCTAGTTCGAGAGCTTCCCAAGTTCAAGATTTGAGAAGAACTGGGCCacctacttcattttcttctcatGCAGAACTTCTGGGAGCCTCCAAGACCATGAGGGGAAG TTGTTCAGATTTGATATTCGGTGATCAGGGCAGCTTTGTTTCCCAGAAAAATCAGTCGTCTCCATTGTTTCAGAATGAGAGTCCATTGGTTCCCAAGAGTACAAGGTCACCTCCATTGGTTTTTCAGAACAATCTTCACACAGATGGCGAAACTCCTCCTCTTGGTGAAGCTCAGCTGTTAGTTTGGCTTCA GCCCTTTCTGCCCCTTCATATGCGGGGAAACTCATCCCAGTCGTTTCAAAACTTTCCAATCCGATTACCTCAACAATGGCTGCCCTCGATTCCAACAAATAATGACCCTGGAAGACAGATTCCAGTGAAGCATACAGATCAAGTCTCAAAAAGAACGAGGTCCCCCCCTCATTCACCTCCTAATGGAGCTTCTTTTGAAAAGTCAGCTCTTGGTCTACGTGAATCAAAAAG GCCGTCTACCTCTCCTTCCAAATTGAGGTCAAATGGACCCCCCGACTCTCTAGCTCCTCAAAAGTCCTCAATGTCTGGATATGGCGTCAATGTTGAAGTTGATATGAGTAAGCCTATGGACTTTCCAGTTCCCAAAAGGACCAAGTTTCCTTCCGTACCTTCATCTGATCAAGTTCTTCAATACGACTCCAATCATGCGGATGATGATATTCAACG AGAAACTGAGGCCAAGGCTAAACGCTTAGCTCGTTTCAAGGTTGATCTAAGCCAACAAAATGTGCGAGATGATTCTGGTATTCATCAGAGAGGTCCTTCAAAGAGTCAGTATCAATCTGTTGTGGACAGACCAAAATTTTCTGCAGAAGATAGTGTAGATTCAACTGATGATTTCTCTGATGGCAATCTGCTATCTGATTATCAAGGCTTGGAGTCTTCCGGTGTCATAATTGGGTCATGCCCTGATATGTGTCCAG AATCAGAAAGAGCAGAACGAGAAAGGAAAGGAGATCTTGATCAATATGAACGCTTGGACGGAGACAGACATCGAACCAGTAAATTGCGTGCTGTCAAGAAG TATACCAGGACAGCTGAGAGGCAAGCTCTGCTCATACGTCCAATGCCAATCTTACAGAAAACCATGGATTATCTTTTGAATTTGCTAGAGCAGCCTTACGGAGAAAGCTTTCTTGGCCTGTATAACTTCTTATGGGACAGGATGCGGGCAATCCGTATGGATTTGAGGATGCAACATATTTTCAACCGTGAAGCTATTAATATGCTGGAGCAAATG ATAAGGCTCCATATAATCGCCATGCATGAATTATGTGAATACACGAGAGGAGAGGGGTTCTCTGAGGGATTTGATGCACATCTCAATATTGAACAGATGAACAAAACATCAGTTGAATTATTTCAGTTGTATGATGACCACCGGAAGAGAGGAATAAGCGTGGAAACTGAGAGAGAATTTAGAGGTTATTATGCACTTTTGAAGCTTGATAAACATCCAGGATATAAA GTTGAACCTGCAGAGCTTTCGCTTGATTTAGCAAAGATGACACCAGATATGCGGCAAACCCCAGAAGTTCTCTTTGCCCGTGATGTGGCAAG GGCCTGCAGAACGGGTAATTTTATTGCGTTCTTTCGGCTTGCAAGGAGAGCTAGCTATCTTCAAGCTTGCTTAATGCATGCTCATTTCTCAAAG TTACGAACCCAGGCTCTAGCTTCTTTACACTCTGGCCTGCAGAATGGCCAAGGAATCCCTGTTGCTCAAGTTGCCAAATGGCTTGGGATGGag GAAGAGGACATAGAAGACCTCCTTGAGTATTATGGTTTCTCATTGAAAGAGTTTGAAGAAGCGTATATGGTGAAGGAAGGTCCATTTTTGGAAGTTGACAATGACTATCCTGTCAAGTGCTCAAAACTTGTccataagaaaaaattaaggacAATATTTGATGATGTTTCGGTTCCGCATGTTAAGTCTCTGTCGGGGAAAGAAACAGAATCCCTATTAGATAAGGACTATCAGCAAAAACCTACAACTGTTCAATTTCTCAAGCCTGATGGTTCTTCCCTGTCCATCGAGGAGGACATGCCTGATTATGAAACTGTTTCATCTCCAAAAGATGAGATAAAGGCGATTCCAATTACTAAAACAGAATTTCATCAGAAGATGATCAGATATGAAAGCCTGCAGGCTCCTCCTAATCATGCGGTATCAAGTCTGCTGGCTCCTCCTAGTTCTTCAGTACTCTTTCCTCATATTTCCCCTGAGGTTCAGCAACAAGCTGGAGTTGAGAGTGCAGAAAAACCTGAAGTGCAGCTGCAAGCAAGAGTTGGGAATTCAGGGAAACCTAAAACTGATGAAGTTGCAcaatttgatgcaagaagtatgccCATTCAGTTCATACCTACCAGAGATGAGCAGGAGAGCTCTCCAGCTTTGCCAGCTAATTCTCTTGTAGAAGACACAGAACTGaaccacatgtttgatgaagagAATGAAGATGAAGAACTGGTGATCACCACCGAGGAAGCTGAAACTAATGAACCAGCAGCAAGTTATTATCATGAAGAAGTTGCTGAGGCAAAACTTAAACTGATTATCAG GATATGGAAGCGACGTTCCACGAAGAAAAGGGAGATGCGAGAGGAGAAACAGTTAGCATCTAAAGCTGCTTTGAGTTTTCTCTCTCTTGGAGTTCCAATGTGGTCCAACAGAATT CAACATAGCACATCAGTCGAGTTCAACATTGATCGTGCTGTCTCAAAATGGTACCAAACTCGGGAAAGATCATGGTCAAGGTTGAATGTTTCAGATGTAGTTGCCACTACACTCCATGAAAAAAATGCAGCTGCCAGATGCCTTTGCTGGAAAGTAATAATATGTTGTCAGGATAATATAAACACTCTGAACCCAAAAAATGGCATGGACCAGCTGAATGCCAAGTCATGGTTGCTCTCCAAGCTTATACCTGCCAAAGACGATGAAGATGATACACTTATAGTGTCTCCAGGCCTCTCTGTTTGGAGGAATTGGCTTCTTAACCAATCAGGCGGGGACCTTATTTGTTGTTTATCAGTTATCAAGTATGCTGATTTTGAGAATCTGAATGAGACAGTAGCAGGTGCAAGTGCTATTCTCTTCCTGTTGTCAGAAGGTATCTCATGGGATCTTCAGAAAAATCAGCTTCATAAACTGTTAATGTGTGTACCTTCTGGTTCTCAGTTACCCCTTTTGATCGTAAGTGGCCTCTGCAAGGAAAATGCAGATCCTTCCACTATAGTAAAAGAACTGGAGCTACATGAAGTTCATGAATCAAGACTCCATTCCTTTACTGTTGTTTACCTAAAAAGCCAGCAGACGGAGCAGTTGAATGGGTTTTTCAGCGATGAGCAATTAAGAGGAGGACTAAAGTGGCTGGCAAGTGAATCACCACCACAACCAGTTCTCCAGTGTGTAAAAGCCCGAGAACTGGTTCTCTACCACTTGAATTCTTTGCTTGGGGTTCTTGGCGAAATGAATGCTTATGATGTGGGGCCAAATAATTGTATCTCGGCTTTTaatgaagccttggatcattcaATGAGGGAAATAGCTGCTGCAGCTCATGCAAATCCTACATGTTGGCCCTGTCCTGAAATAGCTTTGCTGGAGGAATATGGCCATGAGCACGAAGCTGTGACCCGGCACTTGCCAAAGCTGGGATGGAGCTTAGCTCCAAGAATTGAACCAGTTGTGCATGCAATATGTGACTGCAAATTTCCATTTTTTCCAGATGATACATCTTGGTTACATAGAAGTTCTGATGTGGATGTTAAAAGCCAGATATTACAACTTCAAAATTGTCTAATAAAGTACTTCACAGATATTAGCAAGTTGATGGAACTGCCACTTGCAGAAAAAGAGGCTAGTGTTGTGATGCAGAAGTTTGTGCAGCTTCAACTCCAGAACTCACACTACTACATTGTACCAAACTGGGTTATGATTTTTCAACGAGCATTCAATTGGCAGTTGATGAGGTTAGCTAAGGAGACATCTTTCTCAGTGTATATCATGATGAAGCATGATTTTTCCACTTCCATGCTTGAAGCTGTGGAACTTGAAGACTCTGCACAGTCGCATTACCATTTGTCACATCCATCTCTCGATGAAATGGTTGAAGCTGGACGGATGCCTCTTCTCGGATGTGCTATGTCTGATGGGGAAGGAAGAGCTTTCCAACCTTATCCAGGTATGATTTCACATAGTGAAGAAATTCCCACAGCCGCTGGTGCAGTCGATGAAACAGAGTATGGGAAGGATGTTGGACATGTTGAATTTGTAAAAGCCAGTTATAATACAATGAAAGATCTAAATGAGTGTCAAAGTGAACCTCTGGTATCCATTAAGGAAATGAAAGAAACTGCCAAACTTGGTAAATTACTGGAGAGGTGTAAGATTAAGCAGAGCATGATAGAAAAAAACTTGTCAGTATATTTTTAA